A genomic segment from Glycine soja cultivar W05 chromosome 20, ASM419377v2, whole genome shotgun sequence encodes:
- the LOC114401475 gene encoding 3-phosphoinositide-dependent protein kinase 2-like yields the protein MLETEKDFDSKLKIQGNSSSSNGGGNVQRSKSFAFRAPQENYTIQDFELGKIYGVGSYSKVVRAKKKDTGTVYALKIMDKKFITKENKTAYVKLERIVLDQLDHPGIVRLYFTFQDSFSLYMALESCEGGELFDQITRKGRLSEDEARFYAAEVVDALEYIHNLGVIHRDIKPENLLLTAEGHIKIADFGSVKPMQDSQITVLPNAASDDKACTFVGTAAYVPPEVLNSSPATFGNDLWALGCTLYQMLSGTSPFKDASEWLIFQRIIARDLRFPDYFSDEARDLIDRLLDLDPSRRPGAAPDGYAILKRHPFFKGVDWDNLRAQIPPKLAPEPGTQSPVADDVHDSSWSPSHIGDGSAASVRQPDGATSSEGTGHITRLASIDSFDSKWQQFLEPGESVLMISMVKKLQKLTSKKVQLILTNKPKLIYVDPSKLIVKGNIIWSDNPNDLSIQVASPSNFKICTPKKVMSFEDAKQRACQWKKAIEGLQNR from the exons ATGTTGGAAACGGAGAAGGATTTTGATTCCAAGCTGAAGATTCAGGGGAATTCCTCATCTTCCAATGGTGGTGGGAATGTACAGAGATCCAAAAGCTTTGCTTTTAGGGCTCCCCAGGAGAATTACACCATCCAGGACTTTGAATTGGGCAAGATCTACGGTGTTGGCTCTTATTCTAAG GTTGTGAGGGCAAAGAAGAAGGACACTGGAACTGTGTATGCATTGAAGATCATggacaaaaaatttattaccaAAGAGAATAAAACAGCTTATGTGAAGTTGGAACGCATTGTGCTAGATCAATTGGATCATCCAGGCATTGTGCGGTTATATTTCACATTTCAAGACTCATTTTCTCTAT ACATGGCTCTTGAATCCTGTGAAGGTGGAGAACTTTTTGATCAAATAACCAGG AAAGGTCGTCTATCAGAGGATGAGGCACGATTCTATGCAGCTGAAGTTGTTGATGCTCTCGAATACATACATAATTTGGGAGTCATACATCGTGATATTAAG CCAGAGAACTTATTACTTACAGCTGAAGGACATATTAAAATAGCCGATTTTGGGAGTGTGAAGCCTATGCAGGATAGCCAAATAACTGTCCTTCCAAATGCAGCATCAG atGACAAAGCCTGCACTTTTGTGGGAACAGCTGCTTATGTTCCTCCAGAGGTTCTTAATTCCTCTCCAGCAACTTTTGG AAATGACCTTTGGGCACTTGGCTGCACATTATACCAAATGCTTTCTGGAACTTCCCCTTTTAAAGACGCGAGTGAATGGcttatttttcaaagaattaTAGCAAGAGATCTTAGATTTCCAGATTACTTTTCTGACGAAGCAAGAGACCTCATTGACCGCCTGTTG GATTTGGACCCCAGCAGGAGACCAGGTGCTGCACCTGATGGTTATGCTATTTTAAAAAGGCACCCATTTTTCAAGGGGGTTGACTGGGATAACTTGAGGGCACAAATTCCTCCAAAACTTGCTCCAGAACCTGGG ACTCAGTCGCCTGTGGCTGATGATGTTCATGACTCATCTTGGAGTCCTTCTCACATTGGGGATGGTTCTGCAGCTTCGGTTAGACAACCTGATGGTGCTACATCTTCTGAGGGGACCGGTCACATAACTAGGCTAGCTTCAATTGATTCCTTCGATTCAAAATG GCAACAATTTTTGGAACCTGGGGAATCTGTTCTTATGATCTCTATGGTGAAGAAATTACAAAAACTAACAAGCAAGAAGGTGCAGCTCATCCTTACCAACAAACCAAAGTTGATCTATGTGGACCCATCAAAGCTAATTGTGAAGGGAAATATAATATGGTCTGATAATCCAAATGATTTAAGCATCCAAGTGGCTAGTCCATCAAATTTCAAGATTTGCACA CCTAAAAAGGTAATGTCGTTTGAGGACGCAAAGCAAAGAGCATGCCAGTGGAAAAAGGCAATTGAAGGACTCCAAAACCGGTGA
- the LOC114401476 gene encoding probable phytol kinase 1, chloroplastic has product MTLLSSPLLVFSAVHRRAPPPSTTTPTTNHTVRFLCSPDVPAVRLDQRLPRFVVPVAAEDLLYNAGATVGVLGGGYALVRAFDELTRRNILQQGLSRKLVHILSGLLFLVSWPIFSNSPKARYFAAFVPLVNCLRLLVNGLSLASDEGLIKSVTREGDPLELLRGPLYYVLILIFCALVFWRESPVGVVSLAMMCAGDGIADIIGRRYGSLKIPYNQHKSLAGSMSMLVFGFLVSIGMLYYYSVLGHVQLDWASTVPRVAFISFVATLVESLPITKVIDDNISVPLATMVVAFFTFHH; this is encoded by the exons ATGACGCTCTTATCCTCTCCCCTACTTGTTTTCTCCGCCGTCCACCGTCGTGCTCCTCCGCCATCCACCACCACCCCAACAACAAACCACACTGTCCGGTTTCTGTGTTCTCCCGACGTGCCAGCTGTCCGCTTGGATCAAAGGTTGCCGCGCTTTGTCGTCCCCGTCGCAGCAGAAGATCTGCTCTACAATGCCGGAGCCACCGTCGGCGTTCTCGGCGGCGGTTACGCTCTCGTCCGTGCCTTTGATGAACTCACTAGGAGAAACATCCTCCAACAG GGTCTGAGCAGAAAGCTGGTTCATATATTGTCTGGCTTGCTTTTTCTGGTTTCTTGGCCAATTTTCAG CAACTCCCCTAAGGCTCGCTACTTTGCTGCTTTTGTTCCTCTGGTCAACTGCTTGAGGCTTTTGGTCAATGGTCTGTCACTCGCTTCTGATGAGGGACTCATCAAATCTGTGACCAGAGAAGGAGATCCACT AGAATTGCTAAGGGGTCCCCTTTATTATGTTCTGATACTGATTTTTTGTGCTCTTGTGTTCTGGCGTGAGTCTCCAGTTGGTGTGGTCTCCTTGGCTATGATGTGTGCAGGGGATG GTATAGCTGATATCATTGGTAGAAGATATGGATCCTTGAAGATTCCTTACAATCAACATAAGAGTTTAGCTGGTAGCATGTCTATGCTTGTCTTTGGATTCTTGGTTTCAATTGG GATGCTCTACTACTATTCAGTTCTAGGACATGTGCAGTTGGATTGGGCAAGCACTGTGCCCAGAGTTGCTTTTATTTCTTTCGTGGCAACATTGGTGGAGTCCCTTCCCATTACTAAGGTAATAGATGACAACATCTCTGTTCCACTAGCTACCATGGTAGTGGCATTTTTCACTTTCCATCATTAA